Genomic segment of Myxococcus stipitatus:
ATGAAGAGGAACAGGACGATGCCCGAGCCCAGCGTCCCGGGGGCGATGCCCGACTGGGCGGAGAACTTGGTCAGCGCCACCTTCACCGCGTCGCTCTCGAACCACTCGTCGCACAGGTCCAGCGCGCTCATCATCAGCGAGCGCAGGAGCGCGCGGCCCGGAGGGCTCTGGTCCAGCGCGGCGACGAAGGCCCCGAAGGGCGGCGGCGGGTTGAACATGCCCTGCGTCAGCATGTCCAACATCTGCTCGCCCCAGGCGGCGAAACGCCGGTAGGCATCCGCGTCCTTCTGGGAGAACTTCGCGATGGACTGACAGGTCCGCTCCACGTCCCGGTAGATGTTGAGGTGGGAGTCGTCCGGGAAGAGCACGCCGAACTGGTTCTCCGACGTGAGGTAGCGCAGGCCGAACTTCGACTTCAGCCCGAGCTCGTCCTCCAACAGCAGCGGGTTGGCCTGGATGAAGCCATGCCAGATGGAGCAGATATCCGCCTTGAAGCCGGGCACCACCGAGCGCGAGGAGATGACTCCTCCGCCCACATACGGGAGGGACTCCAGGACACAGACATCCACCCCGGCGCGCGCGAGATAACACGCCACGGTGAGACCGTTGTGCCCGCCTCCGACGATGACCACCTCGTGCTTGCGGCTCATGGCGTCACCCGAGCCCTATTCCTTGTGCCAGCAATACGGGACGGAGGCGAAGAAGTCTCCCGTCTCGCATTCCGAGTGGACGCCGCAGCCACCGCCACAGAGCTGGCGATTGCCACATGAAGTGCACTTGCCGCTGTTCTTCTTGCGGTCGCGGATGTCCTTGAACACCTGCGTCTCCATGATGTCCTCGAACCGCTGCTCCAGGAGGTTCCCCAGCTTGAGCTGCGTGGGGTAGTAGCAAGGGAAGAGGTCGCCGTTGACGTCCACGCCGGAGATGGTGCGGCAGGACTGGCAGCCCACGCCCCACTCGATGGCGGTCCGCTCCGCGGCGGTGCGAGGCTGCTCCATGAACGGCGTCCAGTCCCAGATGTCGAAGATGGGCAGCGTGGAGCCCAGGCCCTTGCGCACCGCCTCGATGGCGTGGCGGTACTTGAAGTCGTAGAAGCGCCGGTACTCCTCCGGACTGAGGCCCACCTCCTTCCAGTACTGCGCCGCGGTGCCGGTCTTGATGACGGCGCGCATGTAGGGCGCCGCGCCCCAGCTCTCGATGAGCGTCTTCATCGACTCCATCTCGTCGATGTTCTGCTTCATCACGACGAAGTTGACGATGACGAACATCCCGTACTTCTGCGCGTTCTCGATGGCGCGCCTCGCCAGGTCTCCCGCCCGCTTGGCGCCGCGAATCTTCGCCGCCTTCTGCGGGTCCGCGCTGTCCAGGCTGACGAAGACGTGGCTCATGCCATTCTCGGCACAGAACTTCGCGTAGTCGTCGTTGAAGAGCAGCCCGTTGGTGGCCAGGGCCTGGAAGTAGTTGTTCTTCCCCGCGTGGGCGATGAGCTCCCGGAGGTCCTTGCGCACGGTGGGCTCGCCACCGAAGTAGATGTAGACGCCGCGCCGCCCCTGCTTGCGCAGCGCGCCCTCCAGGTTGTCCTGGATGTGGATCCAGTCCTTGATGGGCAGGTCGTCCCGCTTGAACAGGTCGATCGCGCAGTGCTTGCACTGCTCATTGCAGCGGTCCGTCACGTAGAGCGTGATGTGGTAGTTGCCGGGGAGGAAGGCCTCGCCGAACTCCGCCCAGGACTTCTTGTACTGGTTGCGGATTTCATTGAGGTCGACGAAGCGCGCGGCGTCCAGGCCCAGGCCCTTCACCATGTTGACGCACTCGTCCTTGAACTGCTTGGGCGTGATCTCGAAGAGGGCCGCGACCAGGTCCTCCTCGCTCACCCAGCTCTCGTTCCGGTGGCGGCTCTGCGCCTCCGCCGCCTCGCGGAGCTTGGGCTTGACGATGGGCCGGAACACCATCGGCACCTGCGCGACGATCTTCGAGTACAGCGTCTCGATATTTGGCGACCATTCCATACCGGTGCTCCTCTCGAATGCCTCGTGGCGTCAACACCCCAGCGTCTTCAAAACACCTGCATCAAGGCCGTCATCGTTCCGCTGTAGTCGTTCTCGATCTTGATGAAGGTCTCTTCCCTCGACAGCGTCACGCTGTAGATGAAGTTGCGGCGCTCGCTCGCGAAGGGCACCCCCGCGGCGAACTGCCCGATGATGGGATGCAGGTGCGTCGGCAGGAGGCCCGGCCCCGGCGCGATGACGCCGAAGCAGATGCGCTCGATGCGCGGCCGGTCCCACCGGAAGGTGAAGTAGATGGGCACGGCCCGCGTGCAGTGCTCCAGCAGCTCCTCTCCCGGGTGCTCGAAGCCCAACCCCTCGATGAGGTCGGACAGCTGCGCGGTGGAGAAGTGGCCGGGCCTGCACATGAAGTAGAGGTTGACGGAGCGGCTCCGGTAATCGAGCGCGAAGAGGCTCAGGTCCGTCAGGTCATGCTCGAGCAGGAAGCCCGAGTGGGCCTGGACGCTCTGAGGCAGCGACGGGAGCGTGCGCAGCACCTCGAGCGGCTGGGGCCGGTGGGGGAAGAAGGGCCAGATCTTCTCCACGCCGTAGGCGACACCGAAGTCCAGGCCATAGCCCAGGATGGGGATGTTGCGCTGGACCTGCTCGAACAAGTCGTCGATGGGGTGCCCGCTCCGGTGGATGAGGCCATCCGCGAGCGCCACCGCGTGAGGGTCCTCCGGCGTCTCCAGCTCCACGAAGCGCACATTGAGCTCGCGCTTCTCGGGCTTCCGGGTCGACGTGCGGAAGCTCACCGCGGAGCTGGTGAAGAACCGCGGATAGGACTTCAGGACGTTGCGAGTCACCTCCCTGGAAAAGGAGGCCCCCGCAAGCGCGGCGGCAGCCTCCACATCCGCACACAACCGCTCAAGTCCAAGAGACAGAGCTGGCATGGAGCCTCTGAGGAATGGTCAGACACGTCGGTGCCGCGTGGACTTGTCTACACAAATGCGGCGCGCGCCGTTCAACGCAAGCACCCCGAGTGTGTATCACTTCACGAGAGTTGGTCCGCGAGTGCGAGCCACTATCCGGCACTGCACGGACGACCTGCCCTGCAGGGCAGACCCCGCACGCCCCGATTCGAAGTCCCGCTTGCCAGACTCCCACGCCCTGCTCTAGCCAGGGTGTCCTTCGTCATCTTGATAACGGCATGAAGCTCACGTTCGAGGAATACCAGCCGCGCCAGGTGGTCCACGTGCACAAGCGCGTGGACGGCCCGTGGTTCTGGACGCGCTACAGCGCGCACCCGTATGTGGGCTGTCGCAGCGGCTGCACCTTCTGCTACCTGCGGGGTGGCCGCTACCTGGGGAAGCGGGACCCGGCCACCTTCGACACCCTCATCCAGGTGAAGACGAACGTGGTGGAGCGCCTGCGCTTCGAGCTGTCCCGGCTGGAGCGGGATGTGCTCGCGTGTGGCGACTGGCAGCAGCCCGCGGAGGACCGCTACCGGCTGTCGCGACAGATGCTGGAGGTGGCACACGAGCTCTCCTTCCCCGTGTTCATCGTGGAGCGCTCCCCGCTCCTGGAGCGGGACCTGGACCTGCTGAAGGCGCTCAGCCGGCGGAGCTGGGTGGGGGTGGTCCTCAGCTTCAGCAACCTCTCGCCTCGACTGAAGGCCGCCTTCGAGCCTCGCAGCCCGGGCCTCCAGCGCCGGCTCCAGTGCATGGAGCGGCTCGCATCCGCGGGCATCCTCGTGGGGGCGTCGCTGATGCCCATCATCCCCTTCGTGGGCGACGACGCGGGGCACCTGGACGAGGCGGTGCGGATGACGGCGGCGCACGGCGGCAGGTTCGTCCTCGGTGCGGGCATGAGCATGGAGGGCCCACAGGCCGCACTCACCTGGGAGGCCGCCGGGAAGCTGGAGCCGGACCTGCCGGAGCGGTGGCGCAAGCTGTACGGCACGGAGCCGGATGGCACGCCGAGCTCCAGTGCGCCACGCGAGTACAAGGCCCGGCTCGGGCAGCGGGTGCGGGAGCTGTGCGAGCGCCACGGGCTGCTCTCTCGCATGCCCCGGTACATCCCGGACGGGCCGCTCGCGGTGAACAAGTGGGTCGCGGAGCGGCTCTTCCTGCGGTGCTGGGAGCTGGACCTGGAGCTGGCCAGCCCCTCCCGCGTCTGGGCCTACCGGAAGGCTGCCTGGACGGTGGATGGCCTGCCCCGGAGCATCGTGGATATCCACGAGCAGCAGCCGGGCACGGGGCTGCGGCGCCTGCCGGAGATGAGCGAGGCCGTGGCTCGGGACATCGAGCGCTGGCTCCTGGAGTGGCCCGCGCGGCGCAAGGAGCGCGTCCGGGCCGCCAGTCCCTCTACATTGGGGCCGCTGTTCGACGCTACCGAGGAGAAGCCATGATTACGAAGGTATCGGACGTGAAGACCTTGGTGGCGGCCGGCAAGGCCAACCCGAAGGCGGTCTTCGGAGACATCCACTCCCTGGCCGCGAGCGAGGACTGGAAGGTTCGCGAGGTGGCGGCGACGGCGCTGGTGGAGCTGTCCAAGAAGCACCCCGACGCGGTGCTGGGGGAGGTGCGCAAGTGGGCGCGGGCCTCGGATGAGAACGTCCGCAGGGCCTCCAGCGAGGGCCTGCGAGGCCTGGCGCGCACGCAGTTCGAGAGCGTGGTCCCCATCCTCGAGATGCTGAACGCGGACTCCAGCCTGTACGTCCGCAAGTCCGTCGCGAACCTGCTCCGCGATGGCAGCAAGAAGAACCCCGCGCTCGTGCTGGACCTGTGCGCGCGGTGGCTGGGCGCGAGCAAGGGCGACCCCAACACCCGCTGGATTGTCAGCAACGGCCTGGCCAAGGTGCGCGAGACGGAGCCCGCGAAGGTCGATGCGTTGCTCGGGCCCGCGCCGGAGAAGAAGGCGGCGGCGAAGAAGGCCCCCGCGAAGAAGGCGGCGGCGAAGAAGTAGAGTCTGGCGTCAGTCAGTGGCGGTCGGAGGATTCAATGGCCTCTCGTTCCCCGCGGTCCGTCGTCATGGAGCTCCTGGAGGACGGCTTCGGCCGGGCCGACAGGTCGGTCTTCGAGCGCCTGGTCGCCGAGGACTACGTCCAGCACAACCCCTTCATGCCCTCGGGTCGCGCGGGCCTGGTGGGGCTCCTGGAGGAGCTGAAGAACATCCCCGACAACCGGTTCATCTCGCTGCGCTTCTTGGAGGACGGAGACCTGGTCCTCGTCCACAGCGAGTGGCTCTCCGCCGGACAGCGACGGACCGTGTTCGACCTGTTCCGCCTCCGTGACGGCCTGCTCGTGGAGCACTGGGACGCGATGCAGGACCAGCCGCCCGCGTCCGCGCCCGGCCGCACCATGGTCGATGGGCCCACGGCGGTGAAGGACCTGGAGCGCACCGCCGCCAACAAGGCCCTGGTCGCGCGCTTCCTCGACACCGTGATGGTGTCGGGTCAGCACGAAGCGCTGCACGGGTTCTTCGATGGGGACCGCTACCTCCAGCACAGCCCCGGCGTCGAGGATGGCGTGAGCGGCTTCGTCTCACACCTCCAGGCGCTCGCGGCCCGAGGCGACGGCATGCGCTACGAGCGCGTCCACCGCGTCGTCGGGGAAGGCCACTTCGTGTTCGCGCAGTCCGAGGGCACGCGCGGCGGCAAGCGGACGGCCTTCTACGACTTGTTCCGCGTCGAGGACGGGAAGATCGCCGAGCACTGGGACGTCCACCAGTCCATCCCGGACACGCTGACTCACGGCAACGGGATGTTCTGAAGCGGGGCCGGCGGGAAGACGACGGGCAGGGAGTCGATGCCCATGGACATGAGGTTTCGTCCATACGTCAGCGAGGACCGAGGCCCCTTCAGCTCCAGGCGCGGCAGTCGAGCGAGGACTCCGCGAAAGGCCACGCGCAGCTCCAGCCGGGCCAGCGCCGCGCCGATGCAGTAGTGAGCGCCATGGCCGAACGCCAGGTTGTGGCCTCGCTCGACTTCTCGGCGCAGGTCCAGGCGGTCCGGCTCCGAGAAGACCTCGGGGTCCCGGCAGGCCGCGGCCGGTGAGTAGAGCACCACATCCCCCGCCTTGAGGGTCTTCTCCCTCAGCTCCAGGTCCGTGCGAACCACGCGGGCGACGAACACCGCGGGCGCGCAGAAGCGGAGGATCTCCTCCGTCGCGCCCGGCAGCAGGTCCGGGTTCTCCCGAAGGAGCTCCATCTGCTCGGGATGGTCGAGCAGCGCGAGGATGCCTCGGCTGATGCCCATGCTGACCGTGTCGATGCCGCCGCCGACAATGGACATGCACGTCGCGAGCACCTCTGGGTGGGAGAGCCCGCTGCGGTCCAGGTCGGCGATGCGCGAGAGCAGGTCGTCGCCGGGCTGCTGCCGTCGCTGGACAATCAACCCGTCCAGGTAGTCCGCGAACCGGGTGAGCTCGAGGAAGTTCTCCCGGCGCTCCTCGCGCGTGAGCAAGGGGTCGCTGATGCGCGTGGTCGCCGCGGCCCAACCGAACAGCGGCTCGCGCTCTCCCTCGGGGATGCCAAACAGGCCGGAGGCCACCGCCTCGACGGCGAGCGGCCGGCCCAGCCCCGCGACGAGGTCCAGCTCGCCGCCCGACGCCGCCCGGCGCAGCAGCCCATCGACGAAGTGCTGAAGCCCGGCCTCCAGTCGCTGGATGGCCGCGGGCGTGAAGAACGGCGCGATGGCGGAGCGAAGCCGGGTGTGGACCGCGCCGTCCGCCATCCCGAGGTTCGTGCCGATGCGGTGCTCCGTCCTGCGAGGCCCCATGGCTCCCGCGTGCTTGCCCACCAGGACCGACAGCGTGTCATTGCTGAAGTGAGACACGTCCGTCGCGGCGCGGCGGACGTCGTCATACCGCGTGAGGACCCAGGCGTTGAGTCTCGGGCTGAAGTGGACGGGGTCCCGCTCCCTCAGCCAGCCGAGCCAACGATGGGGGTCCGCGCGGAAGGTGGGATGCGCGGGATTGAAGTCGGGCTCCATGGCCGCGCGTCAGGCGCCTTGCGGGAAGATGGCTTGCAGCTTCTGGGCGAGCATCATGTTGCCCGTCACCTTGAGGCTCCCGCTCATGAAGGCCATCATCCCGTTGAGGTCCCCATTCGCCATCTTGATGTACTCCTGCGCGTTCATCTGGAGCGTCGCGGTGGGCGAAGCCGCGGGCCCCTCGTGCACCGCCATGGTCCCGTCGGAGACCTCCACGTGGTAGGTGCCACCCCCATCCCCGGGCAGGTTGAACTGGAAGACCGCGTTGACGCCCTTGGACGCCCCCGTCACGAAGCGGGCGGGCAGCGTATCGAAGTATTCTTTGACACTGGAAACGCGTGGCATTGCGGGCCTCCTGGGAAGACTCTTCAAGTGCCAGTGCCCTGGTGAACACGTCAAGACAGACTCCAGTGCATGTCTTTGGATGGAATCGGACCTTGAGTGAGCACCTTCGCCAGGAAGGAGACACTCGCGCCGGGGCGTCTGACCAGTCGACGACATCCGCGGCCTACCCTGCGGAGTTCCGCGTCGGCGGGAGGTCCCCATGCAAGGCCTCAACTTCTGGGAGCTCGCCCAGCGAGCCCCGTCGCATCCGGCGGTCATCGGACCGGATGGACAGGTCACCTCCGCGGGCGAGCTTCTCCGCGCGGCGAACCAGCTGGTCCACGGCCTCCGCGCCCGAGGACTCCGGCGCGGCGACACCCTCGCGGTGGTGCTGAAGAACGAGCTGGCCATGCTGGAGCTGTTCATGGCCGCCTGGCAGGCGGGTTGGTATCTCACCCCCATCAACACCCACCTCACCGCGCACGAAATCGCATACATCCTGAAGGACTGTGAGGCGCGGGCCGTCTTCTGCTGCGACCGCACGGCGGACGTCACCCGGAAGTCGCTGGCGTTGCTCGGGCGGACGGAGCAGGACTGCTTCGCCACTTGCGAGATTCCGGGCCTGGAGTCCTACGCCGCGCTCAAGGCCCACCAGCCCGAGGACCTCCCAGCGGAGCGCTCCGCGGGCGCCACGATGACCTATACTTCCGGCACGGCGGGCCAGCCCAAGGGCGTGCGCCGTCCGCTCTCCCCCGCCCCGCCCGAGCGCGTCGGAGAGAGCTTCGCCTCGTTCCTGGGGTTGTTCGGGATTACCCCCGGCGACGGTGGGGTCCACCTCACCACGTCGCCGCTGTACCACACGGCCGTCCTCAACTTCTGTACCAATCACTTGCACTTCGGCCACACAGTGGTGCTGATGGACAAGTGGACGCCGGAGGGCACGCTCGAGCTCATCGCGCGTCACCGGGTGACGACGACACACATGGTGCCCACGCTGTTCCACCGACTCCTCGCCCTGCCCGAGGACGTGAAGCGCCGGGCCGATGTGTCCTCGCTCCGGCAGGTCGTCCACGGCGCCGCGCCCTGCTCCATCGAGGTGAAGCGGGCGATGCTCGGGTGGTGGGGCCACGTCATCTATGAGTACTACGCGGCCACCGAGGGCGGCGGCACGCTGGCCACCCCGGAGCAATGGCTCGCGCACCCGGGTACCGTGGGCCGGGCGTGGCCGATGTCGACGCTGCTGGTGCTGCGTGATGATGGGACCCCGTGTGAGCCGGGTGAGGTCGGCATCCTCTATCTGCGCATGGGCTCGCACCGGTTTGAGTACCACAAGGCCCGGGAGAAGACGGACTCCGCCTGGCGCGGGGACTTCTTCACGGTGGGGGACGCGGGCTACCTCGACTCCGAGGGCTTCCTGTATCTCTGCGACCGGAAGAGCGACTTCATCATCTCGGGGGGCGTGAACATCTACCCCGCGGAGATCGAGATGGCACTGAGCGGCCACCCGAAGGTCGCGGATGCCGCCATCTTCGGCATTCCGGATGAAGACTGGGGCGAGCGCATCAAGGCCGTCATCGAGCCCATGCCCGGTGTCCAGCCCGGCCCGGAGCTCGCCGCGGAGCTGCTCGCGTTCTGCCGGGAGCGATTGGCGTCGTTCAAGTGCCCCAACTCCTTCGACTTCACTGACGCCTTGCCTCGGGACCCCAATGGCAAGCTCATGAAGCGCAAGCTGCGCGACCCGTATTGGCAAGCGCCCCCGGGCGCCAAGGGAATGCCCGGTAGTCTCCAATCGTGAGCGCCGTCCGTCGACCCGCGTTGGATATCCATCCATCATCCGCATTCCACCCGAGCCCGCATGGGCGTCCGGAATCACGCCAGTCCTCGATGAGCCATGAGCGCGAGCGGCCCGCAATCCCAGACGCCCCCTGGCGGGGCTGGTGTCCTCACGGCGCCCTACACGCTCGAGTACACCTATCGGAGGAGCACGGGCCCGCTCATCGGCCGGTTCCTCGCGGGGCTCCAGGAGGGGCGGATTCTGGGGGTGCGCACGCGCGGAGGTGAGGTGCTGGTGCCTCCACCGGAGTACGCCCCGGGCACAGGGGAGGCATTGAGTGAGCTCGTCGAAGTGGCGGCGACGGGAGTGGTGACGACCTGGGCGTGGGTCAGCGAGCCAAGGGGGCGTGACCCGCTCTCGCATCCCTTCGCGTGGGCGCTGGTGCGTCTCGACGGCGCGAGCTCCGGGATGCTCCATGCGGTGGACGCGGGACAGATGGAGAAGATGTCCACGGGGATGCGCGTCCGAGTGCGCTGGAGGGAACCGCGCGAGGGCTCCATCCGGGACATCGCCTGCTTCGAGCCCTGTGAGGCGGCGCCATGAAGGAGAAGCCTCGCGTGTTCCCCGCGCCCGTGAGGCTGGAGTATCGCGCCAGCGCGGGGCGGGGCCTGTCGCGCTTCCTGGCCGCGCTCATGGAGGGGCGCATCGTGGGGCAGCGGTGTCCTCGGTGCGCGAAGGTGTATGTGCCCTCGCGAGGTGCCTGTCCTTCGTGCGGCGTGGCCCTGGGTGGAGATGTGACGGTCTCCGATACCGGGACGCTGGTCTCGTTCTGCGTCGTCAACATCCCGCTCGCGGACCGCTCGCTTCCGCTGCCGTATGTCTACGGCAGTGTGTTGCTGGATGGGGCGGACATCCCCTTCCCGCATCTGCTCCAGGGCTTGCCAGTGGAGGAGGTGCGCATGGGCCTGAGGGTCCGCGCGGAGTGGGTCCCGGGTGAGGACCGGAAGCCTTCGCTCGAGAGCATCCGGTGCTTCCGTCCGACGGGGGAACCTGATGCGCCCTTCGAGGCCTACCAGGAGCACCTGTGAAGCCGACGCGCGAGGTGGCCATCGTCGCGTTCGCGCAGAGCCCTTCCGTGCGGCGGGAGTGGGCGCGCGATGACGTGGAGCTGTTGCTCCCGGTCATCCAGGAGGCGCTGAGCCAGGCGGGGTTGAGCAAGGAGGAGGTGGGCTTCACCGCCTCGGGGAGCTCGGACTTCGTGACGGGGCTGCCGTTCTCGTTCGTGCTCGCACTCGACGCGGTGGGAGCGTCTCCGCCCATCGAGGAGACCCATGTCGAGATGGACGGCGCCTGGGCGCTCTATGAAGCCTGGGTGCGGCTGTCCCTCGGGGATGTGGACACGGCGCTGGTCTATGCGTTCGGGCGATCCTCGCTGGGAGAGCCTCGTGATGTGCTGGGGATGCAGCTCGACCCCTACTACGTGGCGCCCCTGGCGCCCGACGCCATCAGCCTCGCGGCGCTCCAGGCGCGGGCATTGCTGGATTCAGGCCGTGCGACGGAGCGCGCGTTCGCGGAGGTCGCCGCGCGCAGCCGGAGGAATGCGAAGGCCAACCCGAACGCACAGCGCTCCG
This window contains:
- a CDS encoding radical SAM/SPASM domain-containing protein, with the translated sequence MEWSPNIETLYSKIVAQVPMVFRPIVKPKLREAAEAQSRHRNESWVSEEDLVAALFEITPKQFKDECVNMVKGLGLDAARFVDLNEIRNQYKKSWAEFGEAFLPGNYHITLYVTDRCNEQCKHCAIDLFKRDDLPIKDWIHIQDNLEGALRKQGRRGVYIYFGGEPTVRKDLRELIAHAGKNNYFQALATNGLLFNDDYAKFCAENGMSHVFVSLDSADPQKAAKIRGAKRAGDLARRAIENAQKYGMFVIVNFVVMKQNIDEMESMKTLIESWGAAPYMRAVIKTGTAAQYWKEVGLSPEEYRRFYDFKYRHAIEAVRKGLGSTLPIFDIWDWTPFMEQPRTAAERTAIEWGVGCQSCRTISGVDVNGDLFPCYYPTQLKLGNLLEQRFEDIMETQVFKDIRDRKKNSGKCTSCGNRQLCGGGCGVHSECETGDFFASVPYCWHKE
- a CDS encoding aromatic prenyltransferase, encoding MPALSLGLERLCADVEAAAALAGASFSREVTRNVLKSYPRFFTSSAVSFRTSTRKPEKRELNVRFVELETPEDPHAVALADGLIHRSGHPIDDLFEQVQRNIPILGYGLDFGVAYGVEKIWPFFPHRPQPLEVLRTLPSLPQSVQAHSGFLLEHDLTDLSLFALDYRSRSVNLYFMCRPGHFSTAQLSDLIEGLGFEHPGEELLEHCTRAVPIYFTFRWDRPRIERICFGVIAPGPGLLPTHLHPIIGQFAAGVPFASERRNFIYSVTLSREETFIKIENDYSGTMTALMQVF
- a CDS encoding radical SAM protein, giving the protein MKLTFEEYQPRQVVHVHKRVDGPWFWTRYSAHPYVGCRSGCTFCYLRGGRYLGKRDPATFDTLIQVKTNVVERLRFELSRLERDVLACGDWQQPAEDRYRLSRQMLEVAHELSFPVFIVERSPLLERDLDLLKALSRRSWVGVVLSFSNLSPRLKAAFEPRSPGLQRRLQCMERLASAGILVGASLMPIIPFVGDDAGHLDEAVRMTAAHGGRFVLGAGMSMEGPQAALTWEAAGKLEPDLPERWRKLYGTEPDGTPSSSAPREYKARLGQRVRELCERHGLLSRMPRYIPDGPLAVNKWVAERLFLRCWELDLELASPSRVWAYRKAAWTVDGLPRSIVDIHEQQPGTGLRRLPEMSEAVARDIERWLLEWPARRKERVRAASPSTLGPLFDATEEKP
- a CDS encoding HEAT repeat domain-containing protein, which codes for MITKVSDVKTLVAAGKANPKAVFGDIHSLAASEDWKVREVAATALVELSKKHPDAVLGEVRKWARASDENVRRASSEGLRGLARTQFESVVPILEMLNADSSLYVRKSVANLLRDGSKKNPALVLDLCARWLGASKGDPNTRWIVSNGLAKVRETEPAKVDALLGPAPEKKAAAKKAPAKKAAAKK
- a CDS encoding nuclear transport factor 2 family protein, which gives rise to MASRSPRSVVMELLEDGFGRADRSVFERLVAEDYVQHNPFMPSGRAGLVGLLEELKNIPDNRFISLRFLEDGDLVLVHSEWLSAGQRRTVFDLFRLRDGLLVEHWDAMQDQPPASAPGRTMVDGPTAVKDLERTAANKALVARFLDTVMVSGQHEALHGFFDGDRYLQHSPGVEDGVSGFVSHLQALAARGDGMRYERVHRVVGEGHFVFAQSEGTRGGKRTAFYDLFRVEDGKIAEHWDVHQSIPDTLTHGNGMF
- a CDS encoding cytochrome P450, which codes for MEPDFNPAHPTFRADPHRWLGWLRERDPVHFSPRLNAWVLTRYDDVRRAATDVSHFSNDTLSVLVGKHAGAMGPRRTEHRIGTNLGMADGAVHTRLRSAIAPFFTPAAIQRLEAGLQHFVDGLLRRAASGGELDLVAGLGRPLAVEAVASGLFGIPEGEREPLFGWAAATTRISDPLLTREERRENFLELTRFADYLDGLIVQRRQQPGDDLLSRIADLDRSGLSHPEVLATCMSIVGGGIDTVSMGISRGILALLDHPEQMELLRENPDLLPGATEEILRFCAPAVFVARVVRTDLELREKTLKAGDVVLYSPAAACRDPEVFSEPDRLDLRREVERGHNLAFGHGAHYCIGAALARLELRVAFRGVLARLPRLELKGPRSSLTYGRNLMSMGIDSLPVVFPPAPLQNIPLP
- a CDS encoding SCP2 sterol-binding domain-containing protein; its protein translation is MPRVSSVKEYFDTLPARFVTGASKGVNAVFQFNLPGDGGGTYHVEVSDGTMAVHEGPAASPTATLQMNAQEYIKMANGDLNGMMAFMSGSLKVTGNMMLAQKLQAIFPQGA
- a CDS encoding acyl-CoA synthetase — its product is MQGLNFWELAQRAPSHPAVIGPDGQVTSAGELLRAANQLVHGLRARGLRRGDTLAVVLKNELAMLELFMAAWQAGWYLTPINTHLTAHEIAYILKDCEARAVFCCDRTADVTRKSLALLGRTEQDCFATCEIPGLESYAALKAHQPEDLPAERSAGATMTYTSGTAGQPKGVRRPLSPAPPERVGESFASFLGLFGITPGDGGVHLTTSPLYHTAVLNFCTNHLHFGHTVVLMDKWTPEGTLELIARHRVTTTHMVPTLFHRLLALPEDVKRRADVSSLRQVVHGAAPCSIEVKRAMLGWWGHVIYEYYAATEGGGTLATPEQWLAHPGTVGRAWPMSTLLVLRDDGTPCEPGEVGILYLRMGSHRFEYHKAREKTDSAWRGDFFTVGDAGYLDSEGFLYLCDRKSDFIISGGVNIYPAEIEMALSGHPKVADAAIFGIPDEDWGERIKAVIEPMPGVQPGPELAAELLAFCRERLASFKCPNSFDFTDALPRDPNGKLMKRKLRDPYWQAPPGAKGMPGSLQS
- a CDS encoding Zn-ribbon domain-containing OB-fold protein is translated as MSASGPQSQTPPGGAGVLTAPYTLEYTYRRSTGPLIGRFLAGLQEGRILGVRTRGGEVLVPPPEYAPGTGEALSELVEVAATGVVTTWAWVSEPRGRDPLSHPFAWALVRLDGASSGMLHAVDAGQMEKMSTGMRVRVRWREPREGSIRDIACFEPCEAAP
- a CDS encoding Zn-ribbon domain-containing OB-fold protein yields the protein MKEKPRVFPAPVRLEYRASAGRGLSRFLAALMEGRIVGQRCPRCAKVYVPSRGACPSCGVALGGDVTVSDTGTLVSFCVVNIPLADRSLPLPYVYGSVLLDGADIPFPHLLQGLPVEEVRMGLRVRAEWVPGEDRKPSLESIRCFRPTGEPDAPFEAYQEHL
- a CDS encoding thiolase domain-containing protein, which encodes MKPTREVAIVAFAQSPSVRREWARDDVELLLPVIQEALSQAGLSKEEVGFTASGSSDFVTGLPFSFVLALDAVGASPPIEETHVEMDGAWALYEAWVRLSLGDVDTALVYAFGRSSLGEPRDVLGMQLDPYYVAPLAPDAISLAALQARALLDSGRATERAFAEVAARSRRNAKANPNAQRSGDFLPEALLDAPYLVAPLRRHDCPPISDGAVAVMLAAGEKARAATARPAWIRGIDHRIEPHGLGMRDLTRSPSTALAAANAGVGQGRVDVAEVHAPFSHQELILREALGLSGEVDLNPSGGALAANPLMSAGLIRIGEAARRVMAGSARRAVAHATSGPCLQQNLVCVLEAAP